The proteins below are encoded in one region of Candidatus Omnitrophota bacterium:
- a CDS encoding phosphoribosylformylglycinamidine cyclo-ligase (catalyzes the formation of 1-(5-phosphoribosyl)-5-aminoimidazole from 2-(formamido)-N1-(5-phosphoribosyl)acetamidine and ATP in purine biosynthesis), which produces MAEKNLDYKRAGVDIAKGNLFVKKIKEVVGRSKKNPCCIGGIGSFSGLFSFDTKRYDEPVLVSSTD; this is translated from the coding sequence ATGGCAGAAAAAAATTTGGATTATAAAAGAGCTGGAGTGGATATAGCAAAAGGCAATCTCTTCGTAAAAAAGATAAAAGAAGTTGTCGGCAGGTCAAAGAAAAACCCGTGCTGTATCGGAGGTATTGGTTCTTTCAGCGGGCTTTTTAGCTTTGACACGAAACGATATGATGAACCTGTCCTTGTTTCATCTACCGAT
- the purB gene encoding adenylosuccinate lyase, with translation MIQRYSLSRMNCIWQDHNKFQKMMEVEIAASEAHANSGKIPKKAFERIKKKARFDLKKIEALDKKTNHDVASFVENLQDNIGPGGEYVHMGLTSNDVTDTALAMQMREAADIILQGMDRLKNILAKKAAAHKDTVMIGRTHGVHAEPTTLGLKLAVFYEQIKRDIKRLEDAKHNISFGKISGAVGTFSNIEPFIEMYVCKKLGLKPAPVSNQVLQRDRHAQFLSAIAIAGATLEKLALEIRHLQRTEVLEAEEYFSKTQKGSSAMPHKRNPITCERICGLSRILRANAMAAVENIALWHERDISHSSVERVIIPDSTILIDYMINTMSELMEHLIVYPENMQKNLNRTNGLIFSQRVMIELIRQGLTRESAYRLVQRNAMAAWKQQRDFKKLLLDDKDVRKKLPAQKIEKCFDIGFYLRNVDVILKRTGIIK, from the coding sequence GTGATACAGCGTTATAGCCTTTCCCGAATGAATTGTATCTGGCAAGACCACAATAAGTTTCAAAAAATGATGGAGGTGGAGATAGCCGCTTCCGAAGCCCACGCCAATAGCGGTAAAATACCCAAGAAGGCCTTTGAGCGCATAAAGAAAAAGGCGCGTTTTGATCTTAAGAAAATAGAGGCGCTTGACAAGAAGACCAACCATGATGTGGCTTCGTTTGTTGAAAATCTTCAGGATAACATAGGCCCCGGAGGAGAATATGTTCATATGGGCCTTACTTCAAACGATGTCACCGATACGGCGCTTGCGATGCAAATGCGGGAGGCTGCCGATATTATACTCCAGGGGATGGACAGGCTGAAGAATATCCTTGCCAAAAAGGCGGCTGCGCACAAAGATACGGTGATGATAGGAAGGACCCATGGCGTGCACGCGGAGCCTACCACTCTGGGGCTTAAACTGGCGGTCTTTTACGAGCAGATAAAACGTGATATAAAACGCCTTGAGGACGCTAAGCACAATATAAGTTTTGGCAAAATATCGGGCGCCGTGGGGACTTTCTCCAACATAGAGCCTTTTATTGAAATGTATGTGTGCAAAAAGCTGGGCTTAAAACCCGCGCCTGTTTCAAACCAGGTGCTCCAAAGGGATAGGCATGCTCAATTTCTGTCCGCGATTGCTATCGCCGGCGCCACGCTTGAAAAGCTTGCCCTTGAGATAAGGCATCTTCAACGAACAGAGGTTTTAGAGGCGGAGGAATATTTTTCTAAAACGCAAAAAGGCTCGTCAGCCATGCCGCATAAGAGAAACCCAATCACGTGTGAAAGGATATGCGGTTTGTCGCGTATATTAAGGGCCAATGCCATGGCGGCTGTGGAGAATATAGCTCTTTGGCACGAACGGGATATAAGCCATTCATCCGTTGAGAGGGTCATAATACCGGATTCCACAATATTGATTGATTATATGATAAACACCATGTCCGAACTTATGGAGCATTTGATCGTATATCCTGAAAATATGCAGAAAAATCTGAACAGGACGAACGGACTTATATTTTCTCAAAGGGTGATGATAGAGCTTATAAGGCAGGGCCTGACCCGTGAATCGGCCTATCGCCTGGTCCAAAGAAACGCCATGGCCGCGTGGAAACAACAGCGCGATTTCAAAAAGCTTCTTTTAGACGATAAAGATGTAAGGAAAAAATTACCCGCGCAAAAAATTGAAAAATGTTTTGATATTGGTTTTTATTTAAGAAATGTTGACGTGATTTTAAAGCGGACGGGAATAATAAAATAG
- a CDS encoding phosphoglucomutase/phosphomannomutase family protein, with protein sequence MANIKFGTSGWRAIISEDFTFENVDFVVQAVADYIKKSGAYDKTGKRVVVGYDTRFLSKEFARQAAAVFSANGIKVLLCDRDTPTPAIAYHIIEKKCCGGINFTASHNPAGYNGIKFSPSTGGPATPDITLIIEKNIKRLQKNKRPITCRPQERLIEEFDPREGYLDRIKSLVDIKAISRSGFKIACDCMYGTSRGYLDKVLGDCGIKTSVLHDYPNPGFGGKRPEPAEENIVDLIGLVRAGSFEIGLATDGDADRVGIVDSDGTYISPNEVIILLLHHFIANRNTKRKTVARTIPTTNMIDRIANRHGIKVIETPVGFKYFVKSILDNDCIIAGEESGGLSISGHVPEKDGILACLLAAEMRAVEKRPISSVLSSIYKEYGRLYYRRMDIGLTQSGKQMLLRRLSSKKITSFAGISITARDTKDGIKFSLKDGSWVLFRPSGTEPIVRIYVESVSTRSLTLLQKAVMGFTGR encoded by the coding sequence ATGGCAAACATTAAATTTGGAACATCAGGATGGCGCGCGATTATAAGCGAGGATTTTACTTTTGAAAATGTTGACTTTGTCGTGCAGGCGGTTGCTGATTATATTAAAAAATCAGGGGCTTATGATAAAACGGGAAAACGCGTTGTAGTCGGTTATGACACGCGTTTTTTATCAAAAGAGTTTGCCCGGCAGGCGGCGGCAGTATTTTCGGCAAACGGCATAAAGGTCTTATTGTGTGACAGGGATACACCGACGCCGGCCATAGCGTATCATATAATAGAAAAAAAATGCTGCGGAGGGATTAATTTTACGGCAAGCCACAATCCCGCCGGTTATAATGGCATAAAATTTTCTCCTTCCACAGGAGGCCCTGCCACGCCTGATATTACCCTTATAATAGAAAAAAATATAAAGCGCTTGCAGAAAAACAAAAGGCCCATCACCTGCCGGCCGCAAGAGCGTTTGATAGAAGAATTTGACCCGCGCGAGGGATATCTTGACCGCATAAAATCATTAGTTGATATAAAAGCGATAAGCAGGTCAGGTTTTAAAATAGCCTGCGATTGTATGTATGGAACATCAAGAGGTTATCTTGATAAGGTTCTTGGCGATTGCGGAATAAAAACGAGTGTTTTGCATGATTATCCAAACCCAGGCTTTGGAGGAAAGCGGCCCGAGCCGGCAGAGGAGAATATAGTGGACCTTATAGGCCTTGTAAGGGCGGGATCATTTGAGATAGGGCTTGCTACCGATGGCGATGCCGACAGAGTCGGGATAGTTGATTCGGACGGCACTTATATCAGCCCTAATGAAGTAATCATCCTGCTGCTGCATCATTTTATTGCTAATAGGAACACAAAAAGGAAAACGGTGGCGCGGACAATACCAACTACTAATATGATAGACCGCATAGCTAATAGGCATGGCATAAAAGTAATAGAGACTCCCGTCGGTTTCAAGTATTTTGTTAAGAGCATATTAGATAATGACTGTATTATAGCAGGCGAAGAATCCGGAGGGCTTTCAATATCGGGCCATGTCCCGGAAAAAGACGGTATATTGGCCTGTCTTTTGGCCGCGGAAATGCGCGCTGTAGAAAAAAGGCCTATTTCTTCCGTACTATCCTCAATATATAAAGAATACGGCAGGCTTTACTACCGCAGGATGGATATAGGCCTGACGCAGTCCGGCAAGCAAATGCTTTTACGCAGGCTTTCTTCAAAAAAGATCACCAGTTTTGCCGGCATAAGCATTACCGCGCGCGACACAAAGGACGGAATCAAATTTTCGCTTAAAGACGGTTCATGGGTTTTGTTCAGGCCTTCAGGCACCGAGCCCATTGTAAGGATATATGTTGAATCGGTATCTACGCGGTCTTTAACGCTTTTACAAAAAGCCGTTATGGGCTTTACCGGCAGATAA
- a CDS encoding radical SAM protein has protein sequence MECKSDMGTAERRGFRYRPFNIVLEITRKCNMSCVHCCVDNADAPELQTRDIKRFLDEAAALGSLKVKIGGGEPFTRKDCMSIIEYARELDLAVSVFTNASLIDRHIAGQLRDLKVYIINVSIYGSIPRIHDNITGIKGSFDALQRGIDCLLEAGISPYLSMVIMKENYNDLDNVMKLVREKTGREPKFTTEIFPKYNHGLSPIRHRISDTELEEFYNLHIADKRFLNIGTFDSGLSCNAATFGCFVSACGDVFACASLRVKGGNIMSGSFNDIWHGKAFERLRVLTMEDFPLCKDCELLPGCPRCLGLSFLEYRDYTLPHPRICLRSRIFDRLSKEKIIK, from the coding sequence ATGGAGTGCAAGAGTGATATGGGCACAGCCGAGCGCAGAGGGTTTAGATATAGGCCTTTTAATATAGTCTTGGAGATAACCAGAAAATGCAATATGAGCTGTGTCCATTGCTGTGTGGACAACGCAGACGCTCCAGAGCTTCAAACACGCGATATCAAAAGGTTTCTTGATGAGGCCGCGGCATTAGGGTCTTTGAAAGTAAAAATAGGAGGCGGTGAACCGTTTACAAGAAAAGATTGCATGTCTATTATAGAATATGCCCGCGAGCTGGATTTGGCGGTATCGGTTTTTACAAATGCCAGTCTTATTGACAGGCACATAGCAGGGCAGTTGCGTGATTTAAAGGTTTATATTATCAATGTAAGTATATACGGCTCAATTCCCCGTATTCATGATAATATAACCGGAATAAAGGGGTCTTTTGATGCGCTGCAAAGGGGAATTGATTGCCTTCTGGAAGCGGGTATCAGTCCTTATTTGTCCATGGTTATAATGAAAGAAAATTATAATGATTTAGATAATGTCATGAAACTGGTACGGGAAAAAACAGGAAGAGAGCCTAAATTTACCACAGAAATATTTCCCAAATATAATCATGGCTTGTCCCCTATCAGGCATAGAATTTCCGATACGGAATTGGAAGAATTTTATAATTTACATATCGCCGATAAACGTTTTTTAAATATTGGTACTTTTGACTCCGGCCTGTCCTGCAATGCCGCCACGTTCGGTTGTTTTGTTTCAGCCTGCGGTGATGTGTTTGCCTGCGCGTCATTACGCGTTAAAGGCGGCAATATCATGTCCGGCTCTTTTAATGACATATGGCACGGCAAGGCATTTGAACGCTTAAGGGTTTTAACTATGGAAGATTTTCCGCTGTGCAAAGATTGTGAATTGCTGCCCGGATGCCCCAGATGCTTGGGGCTTTCGTTTTTGGAATACAGGGATTATACCCTGCCGCATCCGCGTATATGCCTTAGAAGCCGCATCTTTGACAGGTTATCAAAAGAAAAGATTATAAAATAA
- a CDS encoding septum formation initiator family protein has product MSKKYLYLLGIITIMLIFAPGCLRLLELRQKNKALLAHIEELKTENQYLDRRAHLLESDPFYIEKAARDKIGMGREGELRYRFVYESQEQSDDTNGTDD; this is encoded by the coding sequence ATGTCAAAGAAGTATCTTTACCTTCTTGGCATTATTACGATAATGTTAATATTCGCTCCAGGCTGTTTAAGGCTTTTGGAGCTTAGGCAGAAAAACAAGGCCCTGCTCGCTCACATAGAAGAACTCAAGACAGAAAACCAGTACCTTGACCGCAGGGCGCACCTTCTTGAAAGTGACCCATTTTACATAGAGAAGGCCGCCAGAGATAAGATTGGCATGGGCAGGGAAGGGGAGTTAAGGTACAGATTTGTTTATGAAAGTCAGGAACAATCGGATGATACGAATGGAACAGATGATTAA
- a CDS encoding S1 RNA-binding domain-containing protein, whose amino-acid sequence MEQMIKAGDIVEAEIFRITSFGAFVRLKDGQKGFIHISQIADGFVQNISDHLRLGSNIKARVLKIEDGKIELTLKPFRQKTFLNRPARGFRMNVFEDKLQGFALKAGPAN is encoded by the coding sequence ATGGAACAGATGATTAAAGCAGGCGATATTGTGGAAGCGGAGATATTCAGGATAACAAGCTTTGGCGCTTTCGTCAGGCTCAAAGACGGCCAAAAAGGTTTTATCCATATATCTCAAATCGCGGATGGTTTTGTCCAGAATATCAGCGACCATCTGCGATTAGGAAGTAACATTAAGGCAAGGGTCTTAAAGATAGAGGACGGCAAGATAGAGCTTACGCTTAAACCTTTCAGGCAAAAAACGTTTTTAAACCGTCCGGCCAGAGGTTTTAGGATGAATGTCTTTGAAGACAAACTTCAGGGGTTTGCATTAAAAGCCGGTCCGGCCAATTAG
- the eno gene encoding phosphopyruvate hydratase, producing MDAKIKAVKARQILDSRGNPTVEVDCVLSDGIIGRAAVPSGASTGEHEAIELRDNNKSKYLGKGVLNAVSNVNGIIAKGLKGMKPFDQRAIDDKLISLDGTENKSRLGANAVLGASLAVAKAASRSKGMELYEYLGGRKAVMLPVPMMNILNGGSHADNNVDLQEFMIMPVGAVSFSEAIRAGAEVFHALKAILKSKGLETSVGDEGGFAPNLKSNQEAVEVILQAIEKAGYKAGKDICIALDPASSEFFKDGKYTLMAEEKQQRSSEDMVDFYKKWTDKYPIVSIEDGLAEDDWDGWLKLTKAIGKDVQLVGDDLFVTNTKRLKKGIDSGIANSILIKVNQIGTLSQTLDAIDMAKKAGYTAVISHRSGETEDTTIAHLAVAVSAGQIKTGSLCRMDRVAKYNELLRIEEALKSRAKYAEFPRKR from the coding sequence ATGGACGCCAAGATAAAGGCTGTTAAGGCAAGGCAAATACTGGATTCGCGCGGCAACCCTACCGTAGAAGTTGATTGTGTATTAAGCGACGGTATTATAGGAAGGGCTGCTGTGCCAAGCGGGGCTTCTACCGGAGAGCATGAGGCCATTGAGCTTAGAGATAATAATAAATCCAAGTATCTCGGTAAGGGCGTTTTGAACGCGGTTTCAAATGTTAATGGTATTATAGCCAAAGGCCTTAAAGGCATGAAACCCTTTGACCAGCGGGCTATTGACGATAAATTGATATCCTTGGACGGGACAGAGAACAAGTCAAGGCTCGGCGCCAATGCCGTTCTTGGCGCGTCATTGGCCGTGGCAAAGGCCGCTTCCCGGTCAAAGGGGATGGAGCTGTATGAATATCTCGGCGGCAGGAAAGCGGTAATGCTTCCTGTGCCGATGATGAATATCTTAAACGGCGGTTCGCACGCGGACAATAATGTTGACCTGCAGGAATTTATGATAATGCCTGTTGGCGCCGTGTCTTTTTCCGAGGCGATTAGGGCAGGCGCCGAAGTATTCCACGCTTTAAAGGCGATATTAAAAAGCAAAGGCCTTGAAACATCTGTAGGCGATGAGGGGGGATTCGCGCCTAATCTTAAATCAAATCAGGAAGCTGTTGAGGTAATACTGCAGGCTATTGAAAAAGCGGGATATAAAGCCGGTAAGGACATATGCATAGCCCTTGACCCGGCATCCAGTGAGTTTTTTAAAGACGGTAAATATACTCTAATGGCGGAAGAAAAACAACAACGTTCTTCGGAAGATATGGTTGATTTTTATAAGAAATGGACGGACAAATACCCCATCGTTTCCATAGAAGACGGGTTGGCGGAGGATGATTGGGACGGATGGCTTAAGCTCACCAAGGCGATAGGCAAAGATGTCCAGCTGGTTGGAGATGACCTGTTTGTGACTAATACGAAAAGGCTTAAAAAAGGCATTGATTCCGGAATTGCCAATTCAATATTGATCAAGGTGAACCAGATAGGTACGCTGTCGCAGACCCTTGACGCGATAGACATGGCTAAAAAGGCGGGCTATACAGCAGTGATTTCTCATCGTTCAGGCGAGACAGAAGACACTACTATCGCTCACCTTGCTGTCGCTGTGTCCGCGGGGCAGATAAAAACAGGTTCCCTATGCAGGATGGACCGTGTGGCAAAATATAATGAATTGCTTAGAATAGAAGAGGCATTGAAGTCAAGGGCTAAGTATGCCGAGTTCCCGCGCAAGAGATAG
- a CDS encoding thioredoxin domain-containing protein — translation MAIKRILSLSFFAVLILCSFSDTGNTTEERACPPQGYTLISSDDMSHVNDMLRSSIKSLIPGCNETFAHYESPQARQYIDELSISFIPYVIFDPSIIYSGSFFHMARNNMIEMIKGHYVIPAGQLRMGDIMILKRPKKQNTLRIYAAGLCRDSSQAMLEILDLVKRKNLDIDVEIKYIVNSDEFGMTSRRGPDEIREDIRQIAIKKYYPDKFFDYISIRQDHSPAQALEGAGIQSEDIDSKRDEALNILKDSQPEIRSLGISASPVFLWENIYLITNISGLKRYAPFNAKAHQQVSGANVAAGPVPIDFFYSYRCAHCAKIKRQFLAEIEKKYEGKIKINYRNISDQDELLLMYSMEKEYGVLGKDIPELFLPNKVLWGEIMITRELERAIDELLAAGSYKPAKRVEADKNAAQSRFSGFSLLLVGLAGLLDGINPCAFTALVFFIGFLSFHSYSRRDIFYAGSSFLLAVFITYLLLGMGGAAVLGSIDKFYIFSNIIKYGIACFTLALGLLALYDYIVYKKTARTEGLKLQLPAGIKNFIQMNISKTYRSGQGPSRPWRAVCIAFISGAVISVLESVCTGQVYLPVIALIIKDPVLRIKAFGYLVWYNLAFILPLVIIFALAVIGVSSGVFESLVKRHLAGLKLAYTVLFFGLAVFLFFS, via the coding sequence ATGGCGATAAAGAGAATATTAAGTTTATCTTTTTTTGCGGTCTTAATTTTATGTTCTTTTAGCGATACCGGCAATACCACAGAAGAAAGAGCCTGCCCCCCGCAGGGCTATACCCTTATATCCTCGGATGATATGTCCCATGTAAATGATATGCTTAGGTCAAGCATAAAGTCCCTTATACCCGGATGTAATGAAACATTTGCCCACTATGAAAGCCCGCAGGCGCGTCAGTATATTGATGAACTGTCCATAAGTTTTATCCCGTATGTTATTTTTGACCCTTCTATAATTTACAGCGGCAGTTTTTTCCATATGGCGCGCAACAATATGATTGAAATGATAAAAGGCCATTATGTCATACCGGCGGGCCAGCTAAGGATGGGCGATATAATGATTCTTAAAAGGCCGAAAAAACAAAACACGCTGCGCATTTACGCGGCAGGGCTTTGCCGCGATTCAAGCCAGGCCATGCTTGAGATATTAGACCTGGTAAAGCGAAAAAATCTTGATATTGATGTTGAAATAAAATATATAGTAAATTCCGATGAATTCGGAATGACGTCCAGGCGCGGGCCCGATGAAATAAGAGAGGACATAAGGCAGATAGCCATAAAAAAATATTATCCGGATAAATTTTTTGATTATATCTCTATCAGGCAGGACCACAGCCCCGCTCAAGCCCTGGAGGGCGCGGGCATACAAAGTGAGGATATTGACAGCAAGCGTGACGAGGCCTTAAACATATTAAAAGACAGCCAGCCCGAGATAAGGTCATTAGGCATATCCGCCAGCCCGGTTTTCTTATGGGAAAATATTTATTTGATTACTAATATATCGGGCCTTAAAAGATACGCCCCTTTCAATGCCAAAGCGCATCAGCAGGTATCCGGCGCGAATGTCGCGGCAGGGCCTGTCCCGATAGATTTTTTTTATTCCTATCGCTGTGCTCACTGCGCGAAGATCAAAAGACAATTTTTAGCTGAAATTGAAAAAAAATATGAAGGTAAAATAAAGATCAATTATCGTAATATATCTGACCAGGACGAGCTTTTATTGATGTATTCCATGGAAAAAGAATACGGTGTTTTGGGCAAGGATATTCCCGAGCTGTTCCTTCCTAATAAGGTGCTGTGGGGAGAAATTATGATAACTCGGGAGCTTGAAAGAGCTATAGATGAATTGCTGGCCGCAGGAAGTTACAAGCCCGCCAAGCGGGTTGAAGCGGATAAAAATGCCGCTCAAAGCAGGTTTTCAGGTTTTAGCCTTTTATTGGTTGGATTGGCCGGCCTGCTGGACGGCATTAATCCGTGCGCTTTTACCGCCCTGGTATTTTTTATCGGTTTTTTAAGCTTTCATTCATACAGCCGGCGCGATATTTTTTATGCCGGCAGTAGTTTTCTGCTGGCCGTATTTATAACGTATCTTTTGCTGGGCATGGGTGGGGCGGCTGTATTAGGGTCAATAGATAAATTTTATATATTCTCCAATATAATTAAATACGGCATAGCTTGTTTTACGCTGGCATTAGGCTTACTCGCGCTTTATGATTATATTGTCTATAAAAAAACAGCCAGGACAGAAGGGTTGAAGCTCCAGCTTCCCGCCGGCATCAAAAATTTTATACAGATGAATATAAGCAAGACTTATAGAAGCGGGCAAGGGCCTTCTCGCCCATGGCGCGCTGTTTGCATCGCGTTTATCAGCGGCGCTGTTATCTCCGTTCTTGAATCTGTCTGCACCGGCCAGGTCTATTTACCGGTTATAGCCCTTATTATAAAAGACCCGGTCTTGCGCATAAAGGCGTTTGGATACCTTGTGTGGTATAACCTGGCGTTTATCCTGCCGCTGGTTATTATATTTGCCCTGGCTGTTATTGGAGTCTCATCAGGGGTTTTTGAGTCGCTTGTAAAAAGGCATCTCGCGGGCCTGAAATTGGCTTATACAGTATTGTTTTTCGGACTTGCGGTGTTTTTGTTTTTTTCATAA
- a CDS encoding PqqD family protein translates to MVNDYCVIKTSEDLVCRFVDGDIFIVSLRTGKYYSLNASAVVIWEKITGKDFSVKAVVDWAVKKFSSATENDIRLGVNDFLKDLENQGLITLLSDKDKIAPAGACKKKGYANLPGAGLSNGMDAYIKPQLINYENQQVAKEGRKVYACPIHIDYFSEWDTCAL, encoded by the coding sequence ATGGTAAATGATTACTGCGTTATTAAAACAAGTGAAGATCTGGTATGCAGGTTTGTTGACGGTGATATTTTTATCGTAAGCCTTAGGACAGGCAAATATTACAGCCTTAATGCCTCTGCCGTGGTTATATGGGAAAAGATAACCGGAAAAGATTTCAGCGTAAAGGCTGTTGTGGATTGGGCTGTAAAGAAATTTTCTTCTGCCACGGAAAATGATATTCGTTTGGGTGTTAATGATTTTTTGAAGGATTTGGAAAACCAGGGCCTCATTACGCTATTGTCTGACAAAGATAAAATAGCGCCTGCCGGGGCTTGTAAAAAGAAGGGCTACGCTAATCTGCCAGGCGCGGGCTTGAGCAATGGTATGGATGCCTATATTAAGCCGCAGTTGATTAATTATGAAAATCAACAAGTGGCAAAAGAGGGCCGTAAGGTTTACGCGTGCCCGATCCATATAGATTATTTTTCTGAATGGGATACCTGCGCTCTTTAG
- a CDS encoding ASKHA domain-containing protein, with amino-acid sequence MTDLVILLDIGTTTISAEIFDTARGLSLAGGAALNLQHEIGEDVISRIGFALKGADNIKILQKKAAESVNSLLRGILSKIPAGNRDFNKVFCACNSGIYHILLGIDPSPLITPPYRIREKAEMTVSSESIGFKFAKKARVTFLPNIGGFVGSDAFCAARASGIYDSYDLIAVIDMGTNGEILLGNSDKILASSTAAGPAFEARHIKNGMPAIKGAIVGVKIVNGKALLNVVGNTKPKGIAGSGLIEACYRLYRGGFIDKSGKMREKEFVLYGKGKNRISITQADIRKLQFAKAAILSGIKVLLSRYNAISRDIKEIFLTGSFGTGLDIESIVGIGLLPGPATGKINYIQNAVLGGLRLRAMDEKANANANTKTLALLGRIRHVPLLGRRFEKEYIRSLSFG; translated from the coding sequence TTGACTGATTTGGTTATATTGCTTGATATAGGAACAACAACAATATCGGCTGAAATATTTGATACGGCCAGGGGATTGTCTCTTGCCGGAGGCGCCGCGTTAAATTTACAGCATGAGATTGGAGAGGATGTCATATCTCGGATAGGCTTTGCTTTAAAGGGCGCGGACAATATCAAAATCCTGCAAAAAAAAGCTGCTGAATCCGTAAATTCCCTGCTTCGGGGTATATTAAGCAAAATTCCCGCCGGGAATAGAGATTTCAACAAGGTTTTTTGTGCCTGTAACAGCGGTATTTATCATATCCTTCTTGGCATTGACCCGTCACCATTGATCACGCCGCCCTATAGAATACGGGAAAAAGCAGAGATGACGGTCTCTTCGGAAAGTATCGGTTTTAAATTTGCCAAAAAGGCGCGGGTGACTTTTCTGCCTAACATCGGAGGCTTTGTCGGTTCCGACGCTTTTTGCGCCGCGCGTGCCAGCGGAATTTATGATTCCTATGACTTGATAGCCGTCATTGATATGGGCACAAACGGCGAGATATTGCTCGGGAATTCCGACAAAATACTGGCCTCTTCCACAGCGGCGGGCCCGGCCTTTGAGGCGCGGCATATTAAAAACGGCATGCCTGCTATAAAAGGCGCTATAGTAGGCGTTAAAATCGTAAATGGAAAAGCGCTGTTAAACGTAGTTGGCAATACAAAGCCAAAAGGCATTGCCGGAAGCGGATTGATAGAGGCCTGTTACAGGCTTTATCGCGGCGGATTTATTGATAAGTCAGGTAAAATGCGGGAAAAGGAGTTTGTGCTGTATGGCAAGGGTAAAAACAGGATATCCATTACACAGGCTGATATCAGAAAATTACAGTTTGCCAAAGCGGCAATTCTTTCAGGCATTAAGGTGCTTTTAAGCAGGTATAATGCCATAAGCCGTGATATAAAAGAAATTTTCTTGACCGGTTCATTCGGAACAGGGCTTGATATTGAGAGCATTGTCGGAATAGGCCTTTTGCCCGGGCCTGCTACAGGTAAGATTAATTATATCCAAAATGCCGTTCTGGGCGGATTGCGTTTGCGGGCAATGGATGAAAAAGCTAATGCCAATGCCAACACCAAAACCTTAGCCCTGCTTGGGCGCATACGGCATGTGCCGCTTCTCGGTAGAAGGTTTGAGAAAGAATATATACGGTCCTTGTCTTTTGGTTAG
- the purN gene encoding phosphoribosylglycinamide formyltransferase, with the protein MPKWKMMINIAVFCSGNGSNLQAILDAARDGLIPCRVKLMVCDNPGAYAIKRAEDSGIPRLIVNRKDFPSREAMEERIASEVDEKNIKLICLAGYMRLLSGRFVERYAGRIINVHPALLPAFKGKSAIRDAFESGVNISGVTVHFVTEAVDSGPVILQEAVVIEKSDTIETLTEKIHKVEHRLYPQAIKLFCQNKT; encoded by the coding sequence TTGCCGAAATGGAAAATGATGATAAATATAGCGGTATTTTGTTCAGGAAACGGCAGTAATTTACAGGCTATACTTGATGCCGCAAGAGACGGCCTTATACCATGCAGGGTAAAATTGATGGTATGCGATAATCCGGGCGCTTACGCAATAAAAAGGGCCGAGGATTCAGGCATACCACGCCTTATTGTTAACAGAAAAGATTTCCCCTCAAGAGAGGCCATGGAGGAACGTATCGCCTCGGAGGTGGACGAAAAAAATATAAAACTTATATGCCTTGCCGGTTATATGCGGTTGTTATCAGGGCGGTTCGTTGAAAGGTATGCCGGCAGGATCATCAATGTGCACCCGGCCCTTTTACCTGCTTTTAAAGGAAAGAGCGCTATCAGAGACGCTTTTGAAAGCGGTGTAAATATTAGCGGGGTTACGGTGCATTTTGTTACAGAAGCCGTGGATTCCGGGCCTGTAATATTGCAGGAGGCTGTTGTTATAGAAAAGAGCGATACTATTGAGACATTAACAGAAAAAATTCACAAGGTTGAACACAGGCTTTATCCTCAGGCCATAAAGCTTTTTTGCCAAAATAAGACTTGA